Genomic segment of Phycisphaerae bacterium:
CTGCTTGCACACACCGCTCTGGCTCTGAATCACGCGCATCGCATCTCCCGCTTCTCGCGTCTGACTACAGCATAAAAAATGAATAATCGATGGTCAATATAAAATATCGATAAAATGGAAAGGGACAAAAATCTGCCATAAAGCATTAGTGATTAACAGCTTAGACGTGAAGGGCCAGCCCCCGGAGTCTAGCGGGCCACCAAACCCTGAAGATTCTGCGCCTCGACCGGCCCGCCCCCCACCTCAAAACGTTCCAGCCGCGTCCCCGGCTCCAGAAGGTAAAGAAAACCGATCTGGACGTCCTTGCCCTGAAGCTGGTTGATGTTCACGTGCCGGAACGGCTTGTTGTGCGACGACATCTGCGCCAGCTCTGGATCGTACTGCAGCTCCACGTACGACCCCCCGCCGTCCTGATTGTAGATCACGTACTGGCCCACCGGCAGGTGCTTGTTGCCCTGGGTGTCCACCAGATACCGCTGAGTCACACCCTGCACCGCCCCGAATACCTGCCGCAGCAGCGTCGTCTGGGCCCCGTCAAGCCGGCAGGCCAGACGGAACAGCGACTTGTCAGCCGGAACGAAGAAGCTCTTGACCACCGCCATCCGCCCCTCCGTCGTCGCATCCAGGGCCGAAGGGCTGTTCGTGCCCAACTCCCCGTGCACGATCCCCTTGCTAAACCGCATCCGGTTCACTTCCGCGTTCTCCGTACCCACCGTCCGCGCGCCCGCCCGCGCCGTCAGGCGAAACGGCAGCGCGTCGGTCGGCCCCGTCTGGTCGTAGTCGATCTGATACTGGCTCCGCCACCCCGAACGCGCCACCCGGTTGGCGTCCGTCGGCGGGGCCTGGCCCTCCTCCGTCGGCGCCGCCTCGGACGCCGGAGCCTCCTCGCCCTCGCTGAGCTTCGGCATCGGCGAGCGAGCCCACCGCTTGTACTCCAGGAACCACGGCTGGAAGCCTTCCGGCACCTCAAACACCACCCGGAACGTCTGCGGCGCGTTCGCCTGCAGCCGGCCGATCACCCCGTAGTTGCGGTACGTGATGTACTCCTGGTCATACTCGTCCTTCTTGACCTCCCACGGAACCTCCATCCGCATGAAGTTCCAGTCGCCCGGAAGGTCCAGGTCCTCAAACCCGATCAGGTAGTAATTCTGCGGATTCTCCCGGCGGTCATCGAACTCCGGAAAACCCACCAACCGGACCTGACCCCATCCGAACCGGTGACGCTTGTCCGAGTCCGCCGCCTTCGGATCCAGCTCCATCGCCACCGCCAGATAGTAGTGGCCGGACTGGGCCGGACGCCGCTCCTTGACGTTGATCTGCAGCCGCCGCGAATAGCCCTGGCCCTGGTACGCGTGCTCCTTGACCATCAGCGGCTGATCCAGCCGCCACGCCCGCACCGCCCGCGCCGTATCCGGCGCCACCACGTGGCGCGACTCGTGCTGAACCCCGATCCGCTGCGCCGACAGCTCGCCCGGCCAGTCCGGATGCAGCATCGAGAATTCCTTCCCGCCCGACAGCGCGTTGGCGCTCAACGCGCCCGCCATCCACGCCGCGAACCCGTCCGCGTTCGGAAAAATCGAACTGCGGTTCCCCTCGTTGTCGAACCGCTCGAACAACAGCAGTTGGTCGTGGAAGGGCAGCATCTGGAACGACAGACTCCCGATCCCCACCACCAGCAACGCCATCGGAAGGCTGATCGCCCCCGCCACCCCGCGATCCACCCACACGTTCAGGATGATATTCCCGCGGACCACGTTGTCCGCCACCGTCCGCAACACCACCAGCGTCCCAAAAAACAGCACCGCCAGCGACAGCGCGTCGGTATACCCCATCCACCCTTCCGGCAGATGCGCCCAGACCGCGTGGCTCAGCGGGGCGTAAAAGTTCACCGCCACCGCCGCCGACAAAATCGTCAGCACGATCATCATCAACGCGCTGTAAACCCCCTGAAGGGAGTGGAAGAACGCGATCCCCAGCACCAGCAACAGAGTCACGAGTATGAAAACCACTGCGAATCCTCCAAACGTCCCGCGGCGCTACGTCAGCGGGTCTTCTCCGCCGTCTCCGCTTCCTTGCTGACCCGGACGATCTCCTGCACGCTCGTCACCCCCGCCACCACCTGCTCCATCGCCACTTCCTGCCAGTAGCTCAGGCCCGCCTTCCGGACCGCCGACTTGATCTTGTTCGCGTCGCCGCTGCGAATCGCCTCGCGAAGCTGGTCGTCCACCACCAGCAGCTCCAGCACCGCCGTGCGGCCCAGGTACCCGGTCCCCTGGCACGTCCCGCAGACGACCGGGTTCCCCTTCTTGTCCACCACCTCCTGCGTCGGCGGACGGAAGAACACCACGTCGCTCTTGCTCGCCAGGTTCAACTTCCGCAGCGTCTCGGGATTCGGCTTGTACGCCTCCCGGCACGTCGGGCACAACTTGCGGATCAGCCGCTGGAACGTCACCGCCGACAGCGTCGCGGCCGCCGTCGCCGGATTCTCCATCCACCGAATCGCGCGGCCCAGCGCCGACAACGCGTTCGAACCGCGAATCGCCGCCACGATCTTGCGCTCCTTGGCCTCCACGATCGTTCCGATCATCTTCATCGTCTCCGCGTCCGCGCACGGATCGACCAGAATGATGTCCGGCTCGCGACGCGACACCGACTGCAGCAGCCGGGCAAAACTCTGCTCCTGACCGCTCTGGTAAATGTTCTGCGTGATGTTGTCCAGGTCCATCAGCGGCTTGGCTTCCACCGTGTGGATGTTCTGCTGGAACGAGTCGTGGCTCCGACCGAACGCGTACAGCGTCGTGCTCACCCCCGATCCGCCAAGACCCGAAATCAGCACCACCCCCTTCTTGTGCCCGACCAGCTCCTTGACCTTCGCAAGCTGGCTCTCGGTGAACCCCAGGTCGTCCACCGTGAACTTGGCCTCCTCAGCCCGCACCCGAATCCGAAGCCGCTCGCCCGCCGTGCTGCCCGAAGTCTCGATGTCCAGGTTCACCTTCCGGTCCACGTCCGCCTGCTGGGCGATCAGCTTCGCCCGCTGCGGACGCCGACGCTCGTTGATCTCCAACCCGCAGGTCCCTTTGACGTAGTCCACGATCATCTGGCCCATCTTGCGGTCCAGCATCCCGTACTCCGCCCCGACCCCGTCGATCTTGAACAGCACCCGGTAGTGCTCACCCGTCGGCTGAACCAGGATATCGCTCGACCGCCGCCACAGGGCGTCAAACAGCATGTCCTGGAACGCCTGATAGATCCTCTGAAGCTCCTCCCCCTCCGGAATCTTCGCCTCGCGGCCCTCGTACGTGCTCAGACGCACCTTCGTCTTGATCTCGAACGTCTGCTCCTGCTCGCCCCGAATCGCGCTGAGCAGGTTCGCCGGCTTGAGAATCTTGTCCTCCTCGCCCACCAGCGAATCCCGGTACAATGCGTACGCCAGCAGCCCGCCCAACCCCAGCAGCACGAAGAACAGCAGGCCCAGCCAGTAGCTCGGAAAAACCACCCAGCAGAACCACCCGACCACACCCGCCGCCGCCACCACCATGCCCCACATGAACTCGTTGATCGAAAGCCGCCGCGCGTCCCGGCACACCCAACCCGCCGGCCACGCCCACACGAACATCAGCAGCGCCATCACCACGATCTTCCAGACCGCGAAAAAACCGCCGTCCGGCGTCACCGGCGGCATCGGGGCTTCCACCTGGGCCAACATCAGAAACATCAGGTCCGCCATTCGCTCACTCCGTCACTGCCGTCCGGGGCCCGATTGCCCTCAAAACCCTTAAAGGATACCCGACTTCGACGCGTTTATCCCCTTCAATCTCATTTTCAACTCCTCCGGATTCGGCGAGGCATCGTACGCCGTCTGGCTCTCGATCCATTCCTTGGCCACCATCTGCCGAAGCGACTCGTTGAAGTCCTGCATCCCGATGTCGTAGTTCGACTTGATCACGTCCAGAATGTCCGACTCCCGACTCTCCCCGATCAGCTTCCGGATCGCCGGGTTGTTGATCAAAATCTCCACCGCCGGGATCATGTCCGTCCCCTCCTTGATGCTCGGCAAAAGCCGCTGGCTGATGATCGCCTTCAGGTTGAACACCAGCGACTGGCGGATCAGCGACCGCTCCTCCTGCGGAAACAGGTCCAGCAGCCGCGTGACCGTCTGCGCCGTGCTCGAACTGTGAATCGTCCCTAACACCAGGTGCCCCGTCTCCGCCGCCTGCAAAGCCGCCTGGAACGTCTGCCGGTCCCGCATCTCCCCGATCAGCACCACGTCAGGGTCCTCGCGCATCAGGTACTTCAAGCCGTCCGAGAAGTCCGCCACGTCGATCCCCACCTCCCGCTGGTTGATAAACGCCTTCTTGTCCGTGAAAATGTACTCGATCGGGTCCTCGATCGTCACGATGTGGCACGCCCGGTTCTCGTTGATGTACTCCAGCATCGCCGCGATCGTCGTGCTCTTGCCCGATCCGGTAATGCCCGACAGCAGCACCAGCCCCTGGTGATAGCTCGCCAGCTTGCCGATCTGCGCCGGCAGGTTCAGCCCCTCGAACGTCGGAATGTCCCGCTCCACCCGCCGCGCCGCGATCGACGTCATCCCACGCTGGCGAAACACGTTAAGACGAAACCGGTCCTCCCCCTCCAGGTCGTACGCAAAGTCCACCGCCCCGTTCTTCTGGTACATCTCCCGAAGCTTCGGACTCATCACCGAAAAGATCATCTCCTCGATATCCGCGTTCGACAGCTCCTCCCCCGCCACCGTCCGAATGCTCCCGCCGATCCGCATCCGCGGCTTCGAATTCGCCTTCAGGTGAAGGTCCGACCCGTCGTGCTTGATCACCGCCCGAAAAAAGGCCATCAGCTTCTCGCTGGCCCCCTTGCCGTTCCCGTTCACGCTGTTCGTCGACAAATTCATCTCGCCCACACCCGGTCTCCTTTACTCCAGGTCCGCCGACCGACCACCGCTACCGGCACGGCCAGCCTATCAGTGTAACTCATATTACGCCAGCCTTCAAGCCGCCCCAACCGCAACCGGTTCCGGTGGACTCCCATTTTCGCTAACGCCTGGAATTCCTAACCGTTCTGAATGCCGCGGGGGCCGACATCCCAATCCGGCTGATCGCTCGGCGAGCACCAAGGTGCTCCTTAAAGGCTGGTTCGCTCCGGCCAGTATCTTCGCAGAACCTATACTATACTCCAACCCGACGGACATTGTAAAGCCAATAGATGGCGGCTTTTAACGTTCCCTCCGCCGCCGCCGCCGCGACCCGCTTGCCCGCCCGCCCCTCAGACCGTATCATGACCGATACGCAACGACGGGGGATCGTTCCGATGGGCACACGCGACTACGAATCCCAACGCCTCGACTTCCCGATCGACCGGGCCCTGATCGACGAACTGCTGGCCCTCTGGAAGGTCGCCTTCGATCTCGACCTGGCCGACGAAATCCCCCAGTTCCTCGGCCGCGAGCTTCACGCCAACCGCGATGTGCTCTTTCTGGCCCGCCGGAACGACCGCGTCGTCGCCACCTGCCGACTGACCCAAAGCCGCCTGGACCCGCGCCTGGGCTACCTCTCCGAAGTGGCCACCGCCCCGGACCATCGCGGACACGGCCTGGCCGGCGACCTCTGCCGACGCGCCGCCGACGCCTTCGACGACGCCGGCGGACACGCCTGCTTCCTGGGCGCCGATAACCAAGCCGCCGCCCGCATCTACGCCCGCCTCGGCTGGCGGCGACTGCCCAACACCAACGTCATGCTCCGCGTCGCGCCGCCCGCCACGCCCGAGGAATTCCTCGTCGATCACGTCCGACGCGGCCTCGACCGCGAACTGGCCATCCGTCCCGGCGGACCCGAACTCCGCGTCCCGATCATCCCCGCCATCGTCACCCCGCACGACTGGATCGCCCTCGACGCCAATGCCGCCATCCTCTCCACCCGGTCCGTCTGCCAGAAGTCCTGCGTCGGCCTCTATCCCCGCTACGACCGCCTGCGACAGCCCGACGGCTGGTTCGCCCTCGTCCGCGACGACCAAGCCGTCCTCGGCCTGGCCTCCGCCGCCCGCCGCGATCAGGACCTCTGGATCGTCGACGCCTTCACCCACGTCCACTACTCCGCCTGGCTCCAACCCCTCTACCGACGCGCCGCCGATCTGGCCAAACGCCGCCACCCCGCCGCCGTCTGCGCCACCTGCGAGCAAGACGATCCCCTCAAAGCCGCTGCCCTCGACCGCCTCGGCTTCCGCCGCACCGACCGAACCATCCCGCTCGAACACGACCCCCAAATCCTGACCCTGCGCCTCTACGAGATCCCAACCTGACCGCCCGCCGCACCCGATGTGCCCTTGACCCTTGTTCCGCAGCCCGATCCGACGTATCCTCGCCGCCATGCCGGAAACACCGCTCGACAAGACCTCGCTCCTGGCCGCGCTGCCGATCGCGGACCGCGAACTCGCCATCCGGCCGTGGCGGCGGATGGACATCGACCGCCGCGCCGAATGGCCGCCGTATCCCGAACCCTACCGCGGCTTCAACTTCCCCGCCCGCAGCCTGGGCCCGGCCCAGCGAGACCTTTGGTTCGCCGAACGCGATAGCCTGCCCGACCGGCTGAACCTCACCGTCGATCACTCCGACCAGCTCTGCATCGCCTACTTCGCCCTGACCGAAATCGACTTCGCCGCCCGCGCCGTCGGCAATATGGGCATCCGCGTGGCCCCGCACTTCTGCAGCCGCGGCCTCGGAACCCGCGCCCTCCGGCGAATCGTCGACTGGGCCTTCGCCGCCGGCCTCCAAACCATCCGCCTCGACGTCGCCGCCTCCAACCGACGCGCCGTCCGATCCTACGAAAAAGCCGGCTTCGCCATCACCGGCGAATTCTGGCGCGACGACCACGCCCTCCGCGCCGTCAACCTCGCCGACCCCAGACACGACGACCTCCGCCCGCACGTCCGCTTCGACCCCGACCCCCAACTGCGATTTTGGTGGATGCAAGTCCGTCGCTGACGCCAAGGGCGACACAGGCCGGTCCGATTACAGAAAAGCCCAGGAAGGCCCCGACCTTCCTGGGCTGGTCTTGTTGGCTGAGCCTGCGCCCCTACTCCGGCGCCGTCTCGATCTCCAGCTTCGCGTAGTCCACGCCCACGTCGTCGCCGAACATCACGTCCAGCTCGCCGTCGTTCAGTTCCGACAAAATGCTGATCACCGGTCCAGCCGTCACATCCGGATAGCCGGGATTGCCCACCGACGTCTTGAGGTTGCCAAGGTCGAGCACGATCTCGGTCACCCGATCGCCCGGAACCGGATCCAGGTAGTTCCGCAACGCCACCAGCTCATAGAGCGGCGTCCCGTTGTTGAGGAACTGCGACCCGTCGAACCAGAACACGTCCGTCTCCGGCTGAGTCCACGTCGCGATGATCCCCAACCGCAAACGAGCCCGCACCACCCGCTGGCCGGCGGGAATCGTAAACTGGTGCGTCCACCCGATCACGTTGTCACGCAACGTGCTGTCGAACGTCGCCACCTGCGGCCACGGATGATTCGGCTCCGACGGCAGGTTCACGATCGCCTGCCCAAGCCGCGTCGACTGGTACGGAATCACGTCCTCCTCGTTGCCCGCCTGGAACCCGTCGTTGTCCCCGTACGACACGCTGCCCACCTCGCCCTCCACAAAGAACGCCGTCACCGTCTTGGCGCCGTCCATCGTCAGGCTCGCCGTCATCGACGTACCGGTCACGCTCCCCTCCCAGTGATCGAACAACCAACCAGCCGCCGGCGTCGCCTGAAGCGTCAACTGAGTCCCCGCCGCGTACAGCCCGCTCTGCACGCTCACCGTCCCCTGGCCCTGCGTGTTCACCGTCAACTGGAATTGCTCGACCGACTCTTCCACAAAAATCGCCCGAGCCGTCTTGTTGCCGTCCAGCGTCAACGCCGCCGGATTCGCGCTGCTCGTCAACGCCCCTTCCCAGTGGTCAAACCGCCAGCCCGCGCTCGCCGTCGCGCTCAGGTTCATCTGAGTATTGGCCGCGTACACGTGCTGACCCGCCGCCGGATCCGTCGTCCCCTGGCCCTGAACCTCCATCGTCAACGTGTAGTTCGCCGCGTCCTGGGCGAACACCGCCGTCACCGTCTTGCCCCGGTCCATGCTCACCTGAATGCTCTGGTCCGTGCTCGACACGTCCCCCTGCCACCGCACAAAGTGCCACCCCGACGCCGCCGTCGCACTCAGGTCCACCTGCGCGCCCGACGCGTACGCGTGCTGGCCGACCGCCGGATCGGTCGTCCCCTGACCCTGCACGTTCACCGTCAGCGTGTACTGCTCAGCGTTCGGCTCGAACACCGCCGTTACCGTCATGCTGCTGTTCATCGTGATCGGAATCAACGCCGTCGTGCCCGAAATGTCGCCCGACCACCGAACGAAGTGCCACCCTTCAGCCGGGGTCGCGGTCAGGCCCACCTGCCGACCCGCGCTGTACTCGTGCTGCCCGCGCGCCGGATCCGTCGTCCCCTGCCCGCTCACGTTCATCGTCAACACATAGCGCTCAGCGTCCGGCTCGAACACCGCCGTCACCGACCGCCCGTTGTTCATCAACACCGACACCGCCTCGTCCGTGCTCGACACGTCGCCCTGCCACCGCACGAAATGCCACCCCTCCGACGGCGTCGCCGTCAGATCCACCTGCATCCCCGCGTCGTACAGGTGCTCGCCCGCCGCCGGTACCGTCGTCCCCTGGCCCATTACGTTGACGATCAGCGGATACTGCTGCGCGTCCTGCTCGAACACCGCCGTCACCTGCTTGTTGCTCGTCATGCTCAGATCCACCACGGGATTCGTCCCCGTGATGTCGCCTTCCCAACGTACGAAATGCCGGCCCTCGAACGCCAACGCCTTGAGGCCCACCTGCGCGTTCGCGTCGTACGTGTGAACGCCCGCCGCCGGCTCCGTCCGGCCGCCGCCTTTCACCGCGATGCTCAGCGTGTACTGCTCAGCGTCCTGCTCGAACACCGCCGTTACCACCGCGCGGCTGTCCATCAACACCTGCACCGTCGACTGTGTCGACTGCACGTCGCCTTCCCATCGCACAAAGTGCCATCCTTCCGCCGGCGTCGCCTTCAAAACCACCTGAGTTCCAGCCGCGTACGAGTGCTCGCCCGCCGCCGGATCCGTCGTGCCCTGGCCCTGCGTCCGGACCAGCAGGCCGTACGCAGATGCGTCCTGCTCGAACACCGCCACGATCTCCAGACTCCGGTCGATCAGCACCCGCATGATCGGCTCGCTCCCGCTCACGTCGCCGCTCCACCGCACAAAGTGCCAGCCCTGCGCCGGCGTCGCCTCGAACGTTACCTCCGCCCCCGCCGCAAACGGCTGGTCGCCCAGACCGGGACTCACGCTGCCCTGGCCCTGAGTCGTTACGTTGATCGTGTATTGGGCTGCGTTCTGCTCGAACGTCGCCTTCACCGTGTGGTTCTGGTCCATGCTCAGCCCGATCGTCGACGCCCCGCCCGTCGCGTCACCGCTCCACCGCAGAAAATGCCAGTCCGCCGACGGCACTGCCGTCACCGTCACATAGCTGTTCTCCGCGTACAAATGATCCCCCGCCGCCGGATTCGTGCTCCCTTGACCCTCCGTCAGCACCGTCAGCGTGTACTGCGTCCCCACCGGAGGCGGCACAGGACCGCCGCAGCCGCTGATCGCCACGAGCCCCAAAACCACGCTCATCGCCAGTATCGCTTTGCCCCATGCTCTCATCTCGTTCCCCTTAATCCTTATAAAACACAACGATTCGCTCGCCCCGGCGACGCCAGACCGTCCAACACGGGTACGCCCATTATAACGCAAAACCGACCTCGGCTGATCCTCGCTGATAGACTCTCTCCCAAGACTCTACCGCCGGGCTCGACATTCGCCCAGCCTCGACACTCGCGCGGTCGCAAAGCTCACCCCTGGTACATCAGGATACCGCCAACCCGCCCCCCCGTCAAGCGATTTTCACCCGCCGCCCCTTACCCTCCGCGCCGCAAGTCCTATAACCACAACATTATACCGACCCCCATGGCCCCCATGCCCATCCGCCCGATCCCGTACGGGCAACCCTTGTGGCTCCCCCATCGTCCCTGCCCCATCCGCGCCGATTCCATCCGCCGTGCAAGAACCTGGCGCACCTCCACCCACCGCCAGAACTCCCAACAATCCCCAACCCCCGCTCCCCCTCCACGTCTCAGCGTCCCTGCGGGAACTCCATGCTCCCCGCTTCACCCTCACCGCAAAGCCTGCGTCGTGGCCGGCGAGCGCTTGCGGCAGTCAAACAACTCCGTCTTTACGCTGTCGGAAATCGCCCTGCCATATCGCACAAGGCTGACATACAACTCCCCGCGCTCCTGACGCTCCACGAGCTCTTCCGCCCGGCTGTCCTCGACCGCAAACTGCACCGAAGCGCAGCAGATCAGGTTGCCGCCCCGGGCTTCCTGCTCGAGATAATCCAACTCAGGTTCGAAAAAGGGAAACATCTCGCGGTACCCGGTCGCCCTGCACTCGACGAGCAGGCCATCCGGGCTCGGCGTCCGCTCGATCCAGTCAACACTCAACCACGTGTACTTGGCCGTCAGCCGGATCTCGGCGAATGCCAACACCGGATGCCCCAGCGATTCCGGCGTGGCCTCCCTCAGCCTCTCATCCAGCGCCTCGTACCTCGCCAGATAAAACCGCTTCACGGGGTCGTCCGTCTGCTCCGACCTGTACCGCCCCAACTGATCCGCCACAAATTCTCTGTTCCTGGCCAGCCGCTCCGCATCCGACTCCCCGCACCCGGAACACCAGAACAGTCCACCAGACAATATCAAACCCAATAGACTCCTCGACAGAAACGCACTCATGATGATCCTTGAGCCTTTTCAACTGCCGGCCTCGTCTCGGTTGGCCTTGGCGCGGTGTCCGTGGACACATACAGGTAGACTCGCGTCAGGTTCTCGCCAAGCTCCTGCGTCACGACATGAAACGTCCATTCCCAGTAGTTGCCCTTCGGATACCTGCGCACCTGGGATTTCCTGCCGAACCGCGGCGATGGAACCTCATCCACCCGCCACCACCAGAGGTTACGACCGGCAGTGATCAGGAACTCCCGCTGTTCCGCATCGAACGCCAACTCCTCGAACGACGGCAACGCCTCGTGCTCATCCATCCACCGCCTCAGATCATCCGGCGCCAGTTCGAACCGAACGTACACGAAGGCTGTCATGACCGATAGCTCATGGAAATGCAGATCGCGTGCACTGTCCGGCAGCGTCAGACCCGTGTGCCCTTTCACCAACCCGCGCAGCTCGCCCGCCTTGAGCGGCTCTTCAGGATGGAACAGTAGAATCAGGACGAACAGAACCGCCCCCGTCAAAAGCACAATCGGAACAAACAACACCGCCGCCACGATCAAAGCCCGTACCAGACCGGAACCCCGTGAAGCGTCCTTCATCATCGACAACCCGCCTCCCCACCAACGATGTAACACATGCTGATCTGTCGCGATGGATACTGCACGCCAATCATGCAACCTACAATAACAGAGCCCCAGAGAAAGTCAACGCCGACCCCATCCGCCCATGCGTGCTCCGCAGCCAACCGGCTCTCTCGCCCAACCAATGCCGGCACTGTGTCATTCCCGCGCAGGCGGGGATCCAGTCCCTCAAACGCTCCCTTCCCGCAAACTCGCAGCTTTCCATCCGCGCGAAAACAACCACCCGCTGCCCGATCCACCCCCTTCCCGTACGGGCAACCCTTGTGGTTGCCCCATCCACCATCCCACGCCGACAACACCCCCGCACACGACCTTGACTCCGCCACCATCCCAAGTCAACATAACACCCATGAATCACGCAGCGGACCAGAAAACACCCGCGACACCACAGCCGAAAAGCGACCGCTTCCGCCTCTGGATCGGCCTCGCCCTCGCCGCCTTCGCCAACCTCCAACTCGTCTTCGCACTGTTTCCTCTACGATGGACGGTGGCAACACAGGGGGAACCGCATGCCCTTGTCCTATCCGTCGCGATGGCGCTTGGCTTCCTCTGGATCGCCTCCGTGCCATTGGCCGGATACTTCCTGATCACCTGGGCCAGGTGGCGAACCAAGCCGCTCGCGTGGATCGCCGCCCTCGCCCTCGCCAGCGCCGCCGCCTTCATCACCCTCGGCCTCCACAACGGCCACGGCGTCAGAGCCGTCGTCAACACCGCCTCCGCAAGCTGGCTGGTGATAGGAGCAATCTGCCTGATTCACAGAACGATCAGCCCCGCCCGCCCACGCAAACACCCAGCGAATACTGCCGGTCACAACGACTGCGCAGGATCATGAACACCTTCTGTCCTGTAACCCCTCCGAGTCCCGAACCCCCAACCCCAAATCCCCAACGCCCGCTCCCTCTCCGCGCCTCAGCGTCTCAGCGTGAGCCCCTTCCGCTCCCATTCTGAGTGCTGACCACTGAGTTCTGAATTCCCTCCCTCCGGACTCCCGGACTACCCTCCGCGCGTTCCGCGTGTTCCGTGCCGCCCCAAAAAGAAACAACTAATAGCGATGGAATGCACCCCAGCGACAGCCCCTAAAGCCTAAAGCCCAAAGCCTAAAGCCTACTCCCCCCGCATCACCATCGCCGTGATGTTATCGTGCCCGCCCGCACTATTCGCCGCCCGCACCAGTCGCTCAGCCGCCGCTTGCGGATCGGCGTGCTCACCAAGTATCGCCGCCATCTGCGAATCGCTGACCAGATCGGTCAACCCATCCGAACACAGCAGCAGGCAATCACCCGCCTTCGGCGTCAGCGACGTCACGTGCGGCTTGGCGTTCTCCTGCTCCATGCCCACGTAACGGATGAGCTGCCCGCGCGCGGGATGAGAGTTCGCCTCGTGCGGCTCGATCAACCCCTGCAACACCAGCGAATGCACCACCGAATGATCCAGCGAAAGCCGCCTGATCCGCCCGCTGTGCAGTAGATACGCCCGGCTGTCGCCGAGGTTCGCCACGTAAACCCGACCATCGACCCACAGCCCACAAACCACCGTCGCCCCCATGTCCTCGCAACCAGCCGTCTTGCGGGCCCGCGAAATCAAATACCGATTAAGCTGCCGAACCGCCCCGTCCAACCGCCGCTTGATCGCCCGCGCCGATCGCACCGGCCGACTCGCAAACCGCTTCTCCACGATCAGCGGCAGCGCCTGAACCACCGTCCCAGCCGCCACCTTGCCGCCCGCATGACCGCCCATCCCGTCGGACACGACAAACAGCCCCAAATCCTCCCGAACCGCAAACGCATCCTCGTTCTGTTCCCGAATCCGCCCCACATCCGTCGCTGCGCCCCAGCGCACCGCCCCAGCCGAACCGGACCCGCTGCGCCGCCGATCCACCGAACGTTTCGTCTGCAATCTGTGTTGTCGCGTACCCAAAACCGTACCAATATCCATCCGGCGAAACTCCCTATTGGGTCTATCGGCGGGAACCAGCCCCGCCGTCCACATCAGGTTAATTCTAGAACTCCCGCAGCGGCTGGGGCAGGATTTTCTTGGTTAGATATTTATTATATATCAGTTATTGTGCGGGTAAGTCGTGGGTGGGAAATTTGTCATACAACCATATCATCATACAAC
This window contains:
- a CDS encoding serine/threonine-protein phosphatase, with product MQTKRSVDRRRSGSGSAGAVRWGAATDVGRIREQNEDAFAVREDLGLFVVSDGMGGHAGGKVAAGTVVQALPLIVEKRFASRPVRSARAIKRRLDGAVRQLNRYLISRARKTAGCEDMGATVVCGLWVDGRVYVANLGDSRAYLLHSGRIRRLSLDHSVVHSLVLQGLIEPHEANSHPARGQLIRYVGMEQENAKPHVTSLTPKAGDCLLLCSDGLTDLVSDSQMAAILGEHADPQAAAERLVRAANSAGGHDNITAMVMRGE